A genomic window from Pelagicoccus albus includes:
- a CDS encoding aminotransferase class I/II-fold pyridoxal phosphate-dependent enzyme: MTAGRHIPLGQAIPDSKHAVSVSIPTMRDVIGYEEKSPETLAKLDSGYPRFVLHQHLRQIESHWQRLFEKPDARFWPTSSEKMAKRLQARLGSTPSKLIKHRGVSAIRIQDDPQTNLEAKSFLQHVGGFLSSRQAEDYLFAEGVISEKQAEVTYEGDSENRILDELEPLLGVDRENIVFSNSGMNAFYAAFEAVRSVQEPEGRTNWVKLGWLYSDTMHILDKLGAENSNNIELMDVLDLDALESKLEECGSTVAGIVTETPTNPLIQTVDLQRIRNLATKHGAYLIVDPTVASPANIDVSPYADIIVNSLTKYAANEGDVLLGLNAITKNCPRGEEILNSIRENVEAPYSRDLDRLAQQIGGYGKLTEKINQSMPIVARFLEQHPKVASVYWAKQEQTRANFEKISRSPDSCAGLLSFELNSELATFLDATPLPKGPSFGMRSTLLCPYIYLAHYSLVSCEEGRKELLRCGINPELLRLSVGDEPAEEIISALEIGLNAKS, encoded by the coding sequence ATGACAGCCGGACGACACATACCATTGGGCCAGGCCATACCTGACTCTAAACATGCCGTATCAGTCAGCATACCAACGATGCGGGACGTGATTGGCTATGAAGAGAAGTCGCCCGAAACCCTAGCTAAACTGGATTCCGGATACCCGCGTTTTGTGCTTCACCAGCACCTGCGGCAAATCGAATCCCACTGGCAACGCCTCTTCGAAAAGCCGGATGCTAGGTTCTGGCCCACCTCTAGCGAGAAAATGGCCAAGCGCCTACAGGCCCGTTTGGGTTCGACTCCAAGCAAGTTGATTAAACATAGAGGAGTATCGGCGATTAGGATACAAGACGATCCACAAACAAATCTAGAGGCGAAGAGTTTCCTACAACATGTGGGCGGTTTCTTGTCCTCGCGACAAGCAGAGGATTATCTTTTTGCAGAAGGGGTCATTTCCGAAAAACAAGCCGAAGTCACCTACGAAGGTGATAGCGAAAACCGGATACTGGACGAGCTTGAGCCTCTTCTGGGAGTAGATCGGGAAAACATCGTCTTTTCAAACTCGGGGATGAATGCCTTCTACGCAGCGTTCGAGGCGGTACGATCCGTTCAAGAGCCAGAAGGTCGAACCAATTGGGTGAAGTTGGGATGGCTCTACTCCGACACCATGCACATCCTCGATAAACTCGGAGCTGAAAACTCCAACAATATCGAGCTAATGGACGTGCTGGATCTCGATGCCTTGGAGTCGAAGCTTGAAGAATGCGGATCCACCGTAGCAGGCATTGTCACGGAGACCCCAACAAACCCGTTAATTCAAACTGTCGATCTCCAACGTATCCGTAATTTAGCGACAAAACACGGTGCCTATCTCATTGTGGATCCGACTGTCGCGTCTCCGGCGAACATAGACGTATCCCCTTACGCTGACATCATCGTAAACAGCCTTACCAAATATGCAGCCAACGAAGGCGACGTGCTGCTTGGCTTGAACGCGATAACGAAAAATTGCCCCCGAGGAGAAGAAATCCTCAATAGCATTCGCGAAAACGTAGAAGCTCCCTACTCGAGAGACCTCGACCGCTTGGCACAGCAAATTGGCGGCTATGGTAAGCTTACGGAGAAAATAAACCAGTCGATGCCAATCGTAGCTCGTTTCCTCGAACAACACCCTAAAGTTGCTAGCGTTTATTGGGCAAAACAGGAGCAGACTCGGGCGAATTTCGAAAAGATCTCCCGCAGCCCGGATTCGTGCGCTGGTTTGCTCTCCTTCGAATTGAATTCAGAGCTCGCGACTTTTTTGGATGCCACCCCTTTGCCCAAGGGGCCTAGCTTCGGCATGCGGTCCACATTACTTTGCCCCTACATTTATCTCGCTCACTACTCTCTCGTCAGTTGCGAGGAGGGTCGCAAAGAGCTGCTCCGCTGCGGCATCAATCCCGAACTCCTACGCCTTTCGGTGGGAGATGAGCCCGCTGAGGAAATTATCTCAGCCCTCGAAATTGGTCTAAACGCAAAATCCTAA
- a CDS encoding helix-turn-helix transcriptional regulator encodes MALKNGSYKGPNWATRRTILEMLKVKGPLSSKEMADELGVSSMAIRQHMQELEQLGDVKSEDRVKGKGRPTKYWSLTPEAARHFPDRHRDLILDLLGSVETVLGQEALDKLLNERRDEQARNYADRMKQFESLEERVKELARLRNSEGYMAEVSADEEAGFRLVENHCPICAAASVCEGLCARELTVFKRVLGPDCKVERVEHLLGGGSRCAYRILPK; translated from the coding sequence ATGGCTTTAAAGAATGGCAGCTATAAAGGCCCGAATTGGGCGACTCGCCGCACCATACTTGAGATGCTTAAGGTGAAAGGCCCTCTTTCAAGCAAGGAGATGGCTGACGAGCTCGGTGTCTCTTCCATGGCGATACGTCAGCACATGCAGGAGCTCGAGCAACTGGGTGACGTGAAATCTGAGGACCGGGTCAAAGGGAAAGGGCGTCCGACAAAATACTGGTCTTTGACGCCGGAAGCGGCTCGGCATTTCCCGGATCGGCATCGCGATCTCATTTTGGATTTGTTGGGGAGCGTAGAGACTGTTCTGGGCCAAGAAGCGCTCGACAAATTGCTCAATGAGCGAAGGGACGAACAGGCGCGTAACTACGCAGATCGGATGAAGCAGTTCGAATCGCTAGAGGAGCGGGTGAAGGAACTTGCCCGCCTTCGCAATTCGGAAGGGTACATGGCGGAAGTGAGTGCCGACGAAGAAGCTGGTTTCCGGCTGGTGGAGAATCATTGCCCGATTTGCGCCGCTGCTTCCGTTTGCGAAGGCTTGTGCGCGCGGGAATTGACCGTCTTCAAACGGGTTCTTGGCCCGGATTGCAAGGTGGAGAGGGTTGAACATCTCCTAGGCGGCGGTAGTCGTTGCGCTTACCGTATTTTGCCCAAGTGA
- a CDS encoding transcription elongation factor GreAB, producing the protein MDKTLLVAQIIQVIEQELQNASKAALESAQEATDEESRAENKYDTRALETSYVATAQAGYAKDMKQALQAYKNLNLPNDSSTGPAAIGSLVTTLGSAGREVFFIGPARGGLELETESGPITVVTPKSPLGSQMIGKSLGQDAGGRKILRLS; encoded by the coding sequence ATGGATAAAACCCTTCTCGTCGCCCAAATCATCCAAGTTATCGAGCAAGAGCTCCAAAACGCTTCCAAAGCAGCCCTTGAGAGCGCTCAAGAAGCCACGGACGAGGAGTCCCGAGCCGAAAACAAATACGACACTCGAGCCCTAGAAACCTCATACGTGGCAACCGCCCAGGCAGGTTACGCTAAGGACATGAAACAGGCATTGCAGGCCTACAAAAACCTCAACCTGCCAAACGATAGCTCCACTGGCCCCGCCGCGATCGGATCGTTGGTCACCACTTTAGGCTCGGCTGGCAGAGAAGTATTTTTCATCGGTCCAGCCCGAGGCGGCCTAGAGCTGGAAACCGAATCCGGTCCCATCACGGTGGTCACTCCCAAATCCCCGCTTGGCTCCCAAATGATCGGCAAATCGCTCGGGCAAGATGCCGGCGGGCGGAAAATCCTGCGGCTCAGCTAG
- a CDS encoding DUF4038 domain-containing protein — MTTYSDQEVLSSGTLPAKRGGCHELEFSGEHVVTAKIPVLPLQLTYTLPSGARISAHAFARGDGKAVARCYLPESGEWKWEAKNSLGKGVASGLIHVRTSDLPGKLRVSLQDNRQFQYDNGTAFLHLGDVAEALLSPDQDNWAAYINQAAQAGFTKIRVRLGESEDSVSNFYGPNRKQLNLAFWDEVEKRLLFALGRFPKIQFQLNLFAQDREELEKFEEGDILSHLLVSYVCERFSPLANVHWSLASEIDPAKDSAVTLQALSKLGKTIYEQAPWHSLITCGQPRFANFLFNGEKWCGMTSLSSLGQVHGEVVTANAPLSSKPIVLDQDRSEYELAPLVPRYYFRRLFWGMILSGGHPSYHGLDTSGKGSGHKSGIVGYYDACHAARLHSGAHDLLHIRTFLSETCGDLNGWVSDDSIAGNKPLLAKAMRSSDSDSCIIYVANPDSHEGHSGKNGSGFYSDQNASASDIFTTFNLELPFDNGSAKWFNPRTGEWNGSVEISKASTIFLTPEPEDWVLWVQKS; from the coding sequence ATGACAACCTATTCTGATCAGGAAGTCCTAAGTAGCGGGACATTGCCCGCCAAACGTGGGGGCTGCCACGAACTGGAGTTCTCGGGCGAACATGTAGTGACCGCTAAGATTCCGGTTCTGCCCTTGCAACTCACCTACACGCTCCCATCGGGAGCTCGCATCTCCGCCCACGCCTTCGCTCGGGGAGACGGCAAAGCGGTGGCCCGGTGTTACCTACCCGAAAGCGGCGAGTGGAAATGGGAGGCTAAAAATTCCCTCGGCAAGGGAGTCGCCAGCGGGCTTATCCACGTCCGTACCTCTGACCTGCCGGGCAAGCTCCGTGTTTCGTTACAAGACAATCGGCAATTTCAATACGACAACGGCACCGCTTTCTTACACTTGGGGGACGTTGCAGAGGCTTTGCTTTCACCAGATCAGGACAACTGGGCCGCCTACATCAACCAAGCAGCCCAAGCGGGATTTACCAAAATCCGAGTTCGACTGGGCGAGTCCGAAGATTCCGTATCGAACTTCTATGGTCCCAACCGGAAACAGCTAAACCTCGCGTTCTGGGACGAAGTCGAAAAGCGGCTTCTCTTCGCACTCGGTCGATTCCCGAAAATCCAGTTTCAGCTAAACCTCTTCGCCCAAGACCGGGAAGAGCTCGAAAAATTCGAGGAGGGAGACATTCTGAGCCATTTATTGGTCTCCTACGTCTGCGAACGGTTCAGTCCTTTGGCTAACGTTCACTGGAGCCTCGCCTCCGAGATCGATCCAGCCAAGGACAGTGCCGTAACGCTTCAAGCCCTCTCTAAGCTCGGCAAAACGATATACGAGCAAGCACCATGGCATTCCCTCATCACCTGTGGTCAGCCCCGCTTCGCGAATTTCCTTTTCAATGGCGAAAAGTGGTGCGGCATGACTTCGCTGTCCTCCCTAGGACAAGTGCACGGGGAAGTTGTCACCGCAAATGCGCCCTTATCCTCGAAACCTATCGTTCTCGATCAGGATCGATCCGAGTACGAACTAGCTCCATTGGTTCCGCGTTACTATTTCCGGCGACTCTTCTGGGGTATGATTCTTTCGGGAGGACACCCAAGCTACCACGGTCTCGATACCAGTGGAAAAGGCAGCGGGCACAAATCTGGAATAGTCGGCTACTACGACGCATGCCACGCAGCTCGCTTGCACTCGGGCGCCCATGACCTCCTCCACATCCGAACCTTTCTAAGCGAGACTTGCGGTGACCTCAACGGATGGGTGTCAGATGACTCTATAGCCGGCAACAAACCACTACTCGCCAAAGCGATGCGTTCCTCCGATTCGGATTCCTGCATTATCTATGTTGCAAATCCAGATTCTCACGAGGGCCACAGCGGAAAGAACGGGAGTGGCTTCTATTCCGATCAAAACGCAAGCGCCAGCGACATCTTTACCACTTTCAATCTCGAGCTTCCTTTCGACAATGGCTCCGCCAAGTGGTTCAATCCTCGCACCGGCGAGTGGAATGGCTCGGTCGAAATTAGCAAAGCCTCAACTATTTTCCTCACTCCAGAGCCGGAGGATTGGGTTCTTTGGGTTCAAAAGAGTTAG
- a CDS encoding YiiD C-terminal domain-containing protein, translating into MELPIKRIEEFLHNRIPVSRTIDCRVVEADGKSLKLSLPKISPNLKDEDFSDLSGLTLCQLTAWAYLQVTLQRLNYKPFTSLTSCSFKKNREIDSNSSTIFASCTVPCDKEWQQFLRMLSRKARAKVSLEVNLSDELGETATLTCEYDTRDLDPS; encoded by the coding sequence ATGGAGCTCCCAATAAAACGCATCGAAGAATTCCTGCACAATCGGATTCCCGTATCCCGGACAATCGATTGCCGGGTTGTAGAGGCCGACGGAAAATCCCTCAAGCTGTCCCTGCCCAAGATTAGCCCCAACCTCAAAGATGAGGATTTTTCGGACCTGAGCGGCTTAACACTGTGTCAGTTGACGGCCTGGGCTTACCTCCAAGTCACGCTGCAACGCCTGAACTACAAGCCATTCACCAGCCTCACGAGCTGCTCCTTCAAGAAAAACCGAGAAATCGACTCCAACTCATCGACCATATTCGCGAGCTGCACCGTGCCTTGCGACAAAGAGTGGCAACAGTTCCTTCGCATGCTATCGCGCAAGGCTCGAGCTAAGGTCAGCCTCGAAGTGAATCTGAGCGATGAACTTGGCGAAACCGCGACATTGACTTGTGAATACGATACGCGCGATCTGGATCCTTCCTAA
- a CDS encoding DUF5069 domain-containing protein, protein MSRPDTGVVHYDLPSPYIPHPNGLLHLPRFIAKAKKAVKGELGKSYQRNYKKGFDRFLCLHLGIDPDDVEAIVRESTDDAEIEERLKKILPEDLQVAKWNREVVQKGLSPMGREALDSAKRKMGIEDRDDLMTFADMIEFDEERIP, encoded by the coding sequence ATGTCACGTCCCGATACTGGCGTCGTCCACTACGACCTTCCTTCACCCTACATTCCCCACCCTAATGGACTGCTGCACTTGCCGCGGTTCATCGCCAAAGCGAAGAAAGCTGTTAAAGGGGAGCTCGGAAAGTCATACCAACGCAACTACAAGAAAGGCTTCGACCGCTTCCTCTGCCTCCACTTGGGCATCGATCCAGACGATGTGGAAGCCATCGTCCGTGAATCAACGGATGACGCTGAAATCGAGGAGCGATTGAAGAAAATTCTGCCCGAAGATCTCCAAGTCGCAAAATGGAACCGCGAGGTGGTGCAAAAGGGACTGAGCCCTATGGGACGTGAAGCCCTCGATTCGGCAAAACGCAAGATGGGCATCGAGGATCGCGACGATCTGATGACTTTCGCCGACATGATCGAGTTTGACGAGGAACGAATCCCCTAA
- a CDS encoding KpsF/GutQ family sugar-phosphate isomerase — METPEIIAKGKLCLDIEIAALQATKDTLDEGFANAVRILHSTLQQGNKLILSGVGKNAHICQKLVGTLNSTGAPSTFLDPVQALHGDLGLCRQGDTVLAFSNSGETAELLRFLPMVQRFDVKTIGVTAKPDSSLAGMCDATLVYSIVKEACPLELAPTASTTAAMAIGDAVAMVLLELNAISREDFAKYHPGGALGRVLSPKVDEIMRSKDRLAALPSDSPCKDCLSEMSAKSSGCIALLNPDQTLAGIMTDGDIRRYILSHPNFLDSPASSVMTANPITISSGSYAAQALKKFERHSIDDLIVVDSGNRPIGIIDGQDLTKVRVV; from the coding sequence ATGGAAACACCTGAAATCATAGCCAAAGGAAAACTCTGCTTAGATATCGAGATCGCCGCTCTCCAAGCTACGAAGGACACGCTGGACGAAGGCTTTGCGAATGCAGTGCGTATCCTGCACTCCACTCTGCAGCAGGGAAACAAGCTGATCCTCAGCGGCGTGGGTAAGAACGCCCACATCTGCCAAAAGCTAGTCGGCACCTTGAATTCGACAGGCGCCCCATCGACCTTCCTCGACCCCGTGCAAGCTTTGCATGGAGACCTCGGTCTTTGCCGTCAGGGAGACACCGTACTCGCTTTCAGCAACAGCGGCGAAACAGCGGAGCTCCTACGCTTTTTGCCCATGGTTCAACGATTCGATGTGAAGACCATCGGCGTAACCGCCAAACCAGACTCCAGTCTGGCAGGTATGTGCGACGCCACCTTGGTCTACTCCATCGTCAAAGAAGCCTGCCCTCTCGAGCTGGCTCCGACCGCCAGCACCACCGCCGCCATGGCCATCGGCGATGCAGTCGCCATGGTCCTTCTGGAGCTGAATGCCATTTCCAGGGAGGATTTCGCAAAATACCATCCCGGCGGAGCTCTGGGCCGCGTGCTCTCCCCCAAGGTGGACGAAATCATGAGATCCAAAGATCGCTTGGCCGCACTCCCTTCCGATTCTCCGTGCAAAGATTGCCTGTCCGAAATGTCTGCCAAGAGCTCCGGCTGCATCGCGTTGCTCAATCCCGACCAAACCCTGGCTGGCATCATGACCGACGGAGACATTCGCCGCTACATCCTCAGTCATCCCAATTTTCTGGATAGCCCGGCCAGTTCCGTGATGACTGCCAATCCGATCACCATTTCCAGCGGTTCCTACGCCGCCCAAGCCCTCAAAAAATTTGAGCGACACAGCATCGACGATCTGATCGTGGTAGACTCTGGAAATCGGCCAATCGGGATAATTGACGGCCAAGACCTGACCAAAGTAAGAGTCGTTTAA
- a CDS encoding glycosyl hydrolase family 28 protein, with protein sequence MKSIAPFRLSVALTSLSLLIANLNGSSKHSEILLEAENGNPTPPFQIFSDTEASAGSYIWAPETEPNAETIEQSLGHATFHVEIPEAGEYELWGKVFTPGAPRTRKDSFFVDVNGEQLTWFVHDWADNWVWRKLTVLDRTRDISFELPAGDNEITISHRVSGTKIDQIKLVPVRPLTSLFGGIDPTEIEASSTKLYENLSPYFHMEPLKVPQFPDQVFSIVDYGAIEGGFELNTEAIAKAIEACADAGGGRVLVPAGRWLTGPIHLKSNVDFHVSEGATVLFSTDRSHYLPVVFTRWEGMECYNYSAPIYANGQKNIALSGKGVLHGQGHSWWGWKRKHQKAAAKALYQMIQDGLPPEERIMGDTVEGLCPNFVQFVNCRDVLIENLTFVDGPMWTLHPIYVDGMVVRAVKVTTSGPNNDGINPDSTRNLLIEDCYFSTGDDCVVLKSGLNEDGWRVGRPTENVVIRNIYGNEGHGGVVIGSEMSGGVRNVYAHDCYFVGTDRGIRLKSMRGRGAFIEDLYCERIKMSDIGGQAIRINSFYSSSTLKPASEVPPSFKNMLFKDISCEGAARAVEITGLEESLVANLKFENIQISANQGFIATDAENITLENVKIETQKGPAFAFHNTQNVELKQVSDGSENSLIPEISGERSANIR encoded by the coding sequence ATGAAGTCGATCGCCCCCTTTCGTCTCAGCGTCGCTTTGACTAGCCTGAGCCTCCTCATTGCCAATCTCAACGGCAGCTCGAAACACTCCGAAATCCTACTCGAGGCCGAGAACGGCAACCCGACTCCTCCCTTCCAAATCTTTTCGGATACCGAGGCCTCCGCTGGCTCCTACATTTGGGCGCCGGAAACCGAGCCCAACGCAGAAACGATTGAGCAAAGCTTGGGACACGCGACTTTCCACGTCGAAATCCCCGAAGCAGGCGAGTACGAGCTTTGGGGCAAAGTCTTCACTCCAGGCGCTCCACGCACCCGAAAGGACTCATTTTTCGTGGATGTAAACGGAGAACAACTGACCTGGTTCGTTCACGATTGGGCTGACAACTGGGTTTGGAGAAAACTGACCGTACTGGACCGGACCCGCGACATTAGTTTCGAGCTACCTGCAGGCGACAACGAGATAACGATCTCCCACCGTGTTTCCGGAACAAAAATAGACCAAATCAAACTCGTTCCAGTGCGGCCTTTAACCTCTCTGTTCGGAGGTATCGATCCCACGGAGATCGAAGCGAGCTCAACCAAGCTGTACGAAAACCTAAGCCCCTACTTCCATATGGAGCCTCTGAAGGTACCCCAGTTTCCTGACCAGGTTTTCAGCATCGTCGATTACGGTGCAATCGAGGGCGGATTCGAGCTGAATACGGAGGCGATAGCCAAAGCTATTGAGGCGTGCGCCGACGCCGGAGGAGGAAGAGTGCTCGTCCCAGCTGGGAGATGGTTAACCGGGCCGATTCACTTGAAAAGCAATGTGGATTTCCATGTATCCGAGGGTGCTACTGTATTGTTTAGCACCGACCGTTCCCATTACTTGCCCGTCGTCTTCACACGATGGGAGGGCATGGAATGTTACAATTACAGCGCTCCGATCTATGCCAATGGTCAGAAGAATATAGCCCTAAGCGGGAAAGGCGTGCTCCACGGCCAAGGCCACAGTTGGTGGGGCTGGAAACGAAAGCACCAGAAGGCGGCCGCAAAGGCACTGTATCAGATGATTCAAGACGGCCTTCCGCCGGAAGAGCGAATCATGGGCGACACGGTCGAAGGTCTGTGCCCGAACTTCGTTCAGTTCGTCAATTGCCGGGACGTGCTGATCGAAAACCTCACTTTCGTCGACGGCCCCATGTGGACACTCCATCCTATCTATGTGGACGGTATGGTCGTAAGAGCGGTCAAGGTGACCACCTCGGGTCCAAACAATGATGGAATCAACCCGGACTCCACCCGTAATCTCCTGATCGAGGACTGCTATTTTTCAACTGGAGACGACTGTGTCGTCCTGAAATCCGGGCTCAACGAAGATGGCTGGCGTGTAGGGCGCCCAACAGAAAACGTGGTCATCCGAAATATTTATGGGAACGAAGGGCACGGCGGAGTCGTTATCGGCAGCGAAATGTCGGGCGGAGTCCGTAACGTTTACGCTCATGACTGCTACTTCGTCGGCACCGATCGGGGTATCCGACTAAAATCCATGCGAGGTAGAGGCGCTTTCATAGAGGACCTCTACTGCGAGCGAATCAAAATGTCGGACATCGGAGGTCAGGCCATCCGCATAAACTCTTTCTATTCCTCAAGCACTCTGAAGCCGGCCAGCGAAGTGCCACCTTCCTTTAAGAATATGCTCTTCAAGGATATCAGCTGCGAGGGAGCTGCTCGAGCGGTAGAAATCACCGGATTGGAGGAGTCATTGGTGGCGAATCTCAAATTCGAGAATATTCAAATTTCTGCCAACCAAGGCTTTATTGCTACCGATGCGGAAAACATCACTCTCGAAAACGTCAAAATCGAAACCCAAAAGGGTCCGGCTTTCGCATTTCACAACACGCAAAACGTGGAATTGAAACAGGTCAGCGACGGTAGCGAAAACTCCCTGATTCCCGAAATAAGCGGTGAAAGGTCCGCCAATATCCGGTAG
- a CDS encoding LysM peptidoglycan-binding domain-containing protein translates to MLAGLALLAGCSQQNSLEVLNEEEEPIFRRARDLYARGMENEALENFLKLIQRRNGNAPESHLDAGNIYLKHLRDPVSAIYHFKHYEALMQRSDRDDAETRIALVEERIKTAKKEFAMTFDAKVYKDPLERLKLLDTIEALRSENELLKRQLTDARNRLNSPEEPQVAVHRLEDSAPVLRPEATLPREPIPEPTLQVPQDSGRRYTIKSGDSLYKISRQVYGDGSRWRDILEANRDLIPNESSLKVGTTIRIP, encoded by the coding sequence ATGCTCGCTGGGCTCGCTTTGCTAGCGGGCTGTTCCCAGCAGAACTCGCTCGAGGTGCTGAACGAGGAGGAGGAGCCGATTTTCAGAAGAGCTCGCGACCTCTACGCCCGCGGCATGGAGAACGAGGCCTTGGAGAATTTTCTTAAGCTCATCCAGCGTCGCAATGGCAATGCCCCCGAATCTCACCTAGATGCGGGCAATATTTATTTGAAGCACCTTCGCGATCCGGTGTCGGCTATTTATCATTTCAAGCATTACGAGGCGCTGATGCAGCGGAGCGATCGAGACGATGCCGAAACACGAATAGCCTTGGTCGAGGAGAGGATCAAAACGGCCAAGAAGGAGTTCGCGATGACCTTTGATGCCAAGGTGTATAAGGATCCTTTGGAGCGACTGAAACTGCTCGATACGATCGAGGCTTTGCGTTCGGAAAACGAATTGCTGAAGCGACAGCTTACCGATGCCCGCAATCGCCTGAATTCTCCCGAGGAACCGCAAGTCGCGGTGCATCGTTTGGAAGATTCGGCACCGGTTTTGCGGCCCGAAGCGACGCTTCCGCGTGAGCCGATCCCAGAACCGACTCTGCAGGTTCCTCAAGACAGTGGCCGGAGGTATACGATCAAGTCAGGGGACTCGCTCTACAAAATCTCTCGTCAGGTCTATGGAGACGGCAGTCGCTGGAGGGATATTTTGGAGGCCAACCGTGACCTCATTCCTAACGAGAGTAGTCTCAAGGTCGGCACCACAATCCGAATCCCCTAG
- a CDS encoding exodeoxyribonuclease III: protein MKFVSWNVNGIRAALKKGAMDFFDGSGADFICLQETKATAEIVKGFEWIGYESVLANEAVKKGYSGTAILSKETPESIFYGLGMEAHDSEGRVITAEYSDFYLVTVYTPNSQNELKRLDYRQEWDRDFLAFVKKLEETKPVIFCGDLNVAHTEDDLANPKTNRKNAGFTDEERAGFDSILEAGFVDTFREFTQGKGHYSWWSYRAGARTRNVGWRIDYFLISQSLRPRLKGARILPEILGSDHCPVEMTLA from the coding sequence ATGAAATTTGTTTCTTGGAATGTGAACGGTATTCGGGCGGCCCTGAAAAAAGGGGCTATGGATTTCTTCGATGGAAGTGGAGCCGACTTCATTTGTTTGCAGGAAACCAAAGCGACCGCAGAAATCGTCAAAGGCTTTGAATGGATTGGCTATGAGAGTGTCTTAGCCAATGAGGCGGTCAAAAAAGGCTATTCCGGAACTGCTATTTTGTCCAAGGAAACGCCTGAATCTATCTTCTATGGATTGGGTATGGAGGCACACGACTCCGAGGGGCGCGTGATCACGGCGGAATACTCGGATTTCTATTTGGTCACCGTTTACACCCCGAATTCGCAAAACGAGCTCAAGAGGCTTGATTACCGTCAGGAATGGGACCGCGATTTTCTCGCCTTCGTGAAGAAGCTAGAGGAAACGAAGCCGGTTATCTTTTGCGGTGACCTAAATGTGGCTCACACCGAGGATGATCTGGCAAATCCGAAGACGAACCGGAAAAACGCGGGTTTCACGGACGAAGAACGAGCGGGTTTCGACTCAATTTTGGAAGCGGGCTTTGTAGACACTTTTCGAGAATTTACCCAGGGGAAGGGGCATTACTCCTGGTGGAGTTACCGTGCTGGCGCTCGGACTCGGAATGTGGGGTGGAGAATCGATTATTTCCTCATATCGCAGAGCCTTCGTCCTCGGCTCAAAGGAGCAAGGATCCTTCCTGAAATTCTGGGCTCGGACCATTGCCCAGTCGAGATGACCTTGGCTTAG
- a CDS encoding chemotaxis protein CheX produces MSVSVPVGKIHEFLSTSLVKVIDTMASMQCECKGHESYSGKQAFSPKIDPAKDDSKRMFASSVGFAGEINGVCYLFMTENFAYEASGKITGLDREDLDDDVVRDVCGELTNMFAGTFKNKLADLGLPSTLTLPTVVQGKRMAISTAGTAEQYRFTFEVGNLNIYADLLLSQRL; encoded by the coding sequence ATGTCCGTTTCTGTACCCGTCGGAAAAATTCACGAATTTCTCAGCACCTCGCTCGTCAAGGTTATCGACACGATGGCCAGTATGCAATGCGAGTGCAAAGGGCACGAATCCTATTCGGGCAAGCAAGCATTCAGTCCAAAGATCGATCCCGCCAAAGATGATTCAAAGCGAATGTTCGCTTCTTCCGTGGGATTTGCAGGCGAAATCAATGGCGTGTGCTATCTCTTCATGACGGAAAACTTCGCGTACGAAGCGAGTGGGAAAATTACAGGATTAGATCGCGAAGACTTGGATGATGACGTCGTGCGCGACGTTTGTGGCGAATTGACGAACATGTTTGCGGGCACTTTCAAAAACAAGCTAGCAGACCTAGGACTGCCCTCGACACTCACCCTCCCAACTGTTGTCCAAGGCAAACGCATGGCCATCAGTACAGCGGGTACCGCAGAGCAGTATCGGTTTACCTTCGAGGTCGGAAATCTCAATATCTACGCGGACCTCTTGCTTTCGCAACGCCTGTAA